A part of Loxodonta africana isolate mLoxAfr1 chromosome 11, mLoxAfr1.hap2, whole genome shotgun sequence genomic DNA contains:
- the LOC104845429 gene encoding putative inactive cytochrome P450 2G1 codes for MKKQRIIVRGTYVFPLLDSVLKDPKYIRYPDAFYPQHFLDEQGCLKKNEAFVLFSSGNRICLGEAMAGMELFLHFTSIFQNFSLCPLVLPTDIDITSKISGFGNIPPPMSSAWWPAARPLLGS; via the exons ATGAAGAAGCAGAGGATCATAG TCCGGGGCACCTATGTTTTTCCCCTGCTTGATTCAGTCCTCAAAGACCCCAAATACATCCGCTACCCAGATGCTTTTTATCCACAGCACTTCTTGGATGAGCAGGGCTGTCTCAAGAAGAATGaagcctttgttcttttttcctctG GAAATCGCATCTGCCTGGGCGAGGCCATGGCAGGAATGGAACTCTTTCTCCACTTCACCTCCATCTTTCAGAACTTCTCCCTGTGTCCACTGGTGCTGCCCACAGACATCGACATCACCTCCAAAATCTCGGGATTTGGCAACATTCCCCCACCTATGAGCTCGGCCTGGTGGCCCGCTGCGCGCCCCCTGTTGGGCTCATAA